In Luteimonas sp. MC1750, the following proteins share a genomic window:
- the ligD gene encoding non-homologous end-joining DNA ligase, with amino-acid sequence MGEPTRLTSPDRVVFEGAGYTKQDVVEYYRAVADWMLPELARRPLSLVRCPDGAAGQCFFQKHYAESLGDDVRSIDLMQKSGVEPYLYVDDIEGVTDLVQMNALEFHPWGSRIEDPERPDRLVFDLDPGEGTGWPDVLRGARDVRDRLRKLGLENFVRLSGGKGVHVVVPIAPGPSWDDARAFSDAFANHMAVQAPARYVATMSKAKRPGKIFIDWLRNARGATSVASWSLRARQGGPVAVPIRWEELGRVDGPAAFDLRAARRRAARMRKDPWEGFETLAQTLPVIG; translated from the coding sequence ATGGGTGAACCGACGCGCCTCACCAGTCCGGACCGCGTCGTCTTCGAAGGCGCCGGTTACACCAAGCAGGACGTGGTGGAGTACTACCGCGCGGTGGCCGACTGGATGCTGCCCGAACTCGCGCGCAGGCCGCTGTCGCTGGTGCGCTGCCCCGACGGCGCGGCCGGCCAGTGTTTCTTCCAGAAGCACTACGCCGAGTCCCTGGGCGACGACGTGCGCTCCATCGACCTGATGCAGAAGAGTGGCGTCGAGCCCTATCTGTATGTCGACGATATCGAGGGCGTGACCGACCTGGTGCAGATGAACGCGCTGGAGTTCCACCCGTGGGGCTCGCGGATCGAGGATCCTGAGCGGCCGGACCGGCTGGTCTTCGACCTGGATCCGGGCGAAGGCACGGGCTGGCCCGATGTGCTGCGCGGCGCACGCGACGTGCGCGACCGGCTGCGCAAGCTGGGGCTCGAGAACTTCGTGCGCCTGTCGGGCGGCAAGGGCGTGCACGTGGTCGTGCCGATCGCGCCGGGGCCGTCCTGGGACGACGCGCGCGCGTTCTCCGACGCGTTCGCCAACCACATGGCCGTGCAGGCGCCGGCGCGCTACGTGGCCACCATGTCCAAGGCCAAGCGTCCCGGGAAGATCTTCATCGACTGGCTGCGCAATGCGCGCGGCGCGACCAGCGTCGCCTCCTGGTCCCTGCGCGCGCGCCAGGGTGGGCCGGTGGCGGTACCGATCCGCTGGGAGGAGCTCGGCCGCGTGGACGGGCCCGCCGCCTTCGACCTGCGTGCCGCCCGCCGGCGCGCGGCGCGCATGCGCAAGGATCCCTGGGAAGGCTTCGAGACCCTGGCGCAAACCCTCCCGGTAATCGGCTGA
- a CDS encoding Ku protein: MARPIWTGTLSFGLLNVPVALMSGERRVDISFRMLDSRDKNPVRYERVNAETGEEVPWKDVVKAFEYDKGSYVVLEQDDIKSAAPESHETVEVETFVDASDIPPTFYEKPYILVPGKKAEKGYVLLRETLRDTGKAGIARVVIRTREYLAAVLPQGDALILMLLRYPQEVVDASEHRLPEGEAADYRINAKEREMAKQLIEAMSGEWDPSQYRNEFRERLEKVIRDRMKSQGVVSRPDDDDRDVPEDATTNVVDFMALLQKSIGNNKRTPAKKGSGKAQATDDAAEAKPARKAAKKAGKKAAKKVGKAPAKAAKTAARKAG; this comes from the coding sequence ATGGCCCGTCCCATCTGGACCGGAACCCTGAGCTTCGGGCTGTTGAACGTGCCGGTTGCGCTGATGTCCGGCGAACGGCGCGTCGACATCAGCTTCCGGATGCTGGATTCCCGCGACAAGAATCCCGTGCGCTACGAGCGCGTCAACGCCGAGACCGGCGAAGAGGTGCCGTGGAAGGACGTGGTCAAGGCCTTCGAGTACGACAAGGGCAGCTATGTCGTGCTGGAACAGGACGACATCAAGTCCGCGGCACCGGAGAGCCACGAGACGGTGGAGGTCGAGACCTTCGTCGACGCCAGCGACATTCCCCCGACCTTCTACGAGAAGCCTTACATCCTCGTGCCGGGCAAGAAGGCCGAGAAGGGCTATGTGCTCCTGCGCGAGACCCTGCGCGACACCGGCAAGGCCGGCATCGCGCGTGTCGTGATCCGCACCCGCGAGTACCTCGCGGCGGTGCTGCCGCAGGGTGACGCGCTGATCCTCATGCTGCTGCGCTATCCGCAGGAAGTCGTGGATGCCTCCGAGCACCGGCTGCCCGAGGGCGAGGCGGCCGACTACCGGATCAACGCCAAGGAGCGCGAGATGGCGAAGCAGCTCATCGAAGCGATGAGCGGCGAGTGGGATCCCTCGCAGTACCGCAACGAGTTCCGCGAGCGGCTGGAGAAGGTGATCCGCGACCGGATGAAGTCCCAGGGCGTGGTGTCGCGGCCCGACGACGACGATCGCGACGTGCCCGAGGATGCGACCACCAACGTGGTGGACTTCATGGCCCTGCTGCAGAAGAGCATCGGCAACAACAAGCGCACGCCGGCGAAGAAGGGCAGCGGCAAGGCCCAGGCCACGGACGATGCGGCCGAAGCGAAACCGGCAAGGAAGGCCGCGAAGAAGGCCGGCAAGAAGGCCGCGAAGAAGGTGGGCAAGGCGCCGGCCAAGGCCGCGAAGACGGCCGCGCGCAAGGCCGGGTAA
- a CDS encoding SDR family oxidoreductase, which translates to MATKKAGKSAKAGGSAKTGEATAARQRSIQREALQAAKQAKKKAPAKKSPAQAGARKQPTRLPAQHLAKPGKEADLDLQPRFTAPDYAGSGKLEGMAAIVTGGDSGIGRAVAVLFAREGADVAVLHLAEDEDAQETRRHVEAEGRRCLVIAGDVRDPAFCEDAVGQVVDVFGRLDVLVNNAAFQQHVERLEDLTDAHLQETLQTNIAGYFHMARAALPHMEQGASIINTGSETGIFGNPKLLDYSATKGAIHAFTLSLASNLLGRGIRVNCVAPGPVWTPLNPADKPAEDVAKFGKDSDMGRPAQPEELSPAYVFLASPVMSSYVNGAILPVMGGPRG; encoded by the coding sequence ATGGCGACGAAGAAGGCAGGCAAGTCGGCGAAGGCGGGCGGGAGTGCGAAGACGGGCGAGGCGACCGCCGCGCGCCAGCGGAGCATCCAGCGCGAGGCGCTGCAGGCCGCGAAGCAGGCGAAGAAGAAGGCTCCGGCCAAGAAGTCCCCCGCACAGGCCGGCGCACGCAAGCAGCCGACCCGACTGCCGGCCCAGCATCTCGCCAAGCCCGGCAAGGAGGCCGACCTCGACCTCCAGCCGCGCTTCACCGCGCCGGACTACGCCGGCAGCGGCAAGCTCGAGGGCATGGCGGCGATCGTGACCGGCGGCGACTCGGGAATCGGTCGCGCCGTGGCGGTACTGTTCGCACGCGAAGGCGCCGACGTCGCGGTGCTGCATCTGGCCGAGGACGAGGACGCGCAGGAGACGCGTCGCCATGTCGAGGCCGAGGGCCGGCGCTGCCTGGTCATCGCCGGCGACGTGCGTGACCCGGCGTTCTGCGAGGACGCCGTGGGCCAGGTGGTCGACGTCTTCGGGCGGCTCGACGTGCTGGTCAACAACGCGGCCTTCCAGCAGCACGTCGAGCGCCTGGAAGACCTGACCGACGCGCACCTGCAGGAGACGCTGCAGACCAACATCGCGGGCTACTTCCACATGGCGCGCGCCGCGCTTCCGCACATGGAGCAGGGCGCCAGCATCATCAACACGGGCTCGGAGACGGGCATCTTCGGCAATCCCAAGCTGCTCGACTACTCGGCGACCAAGGGCGCGATCCACGCCTTCACCCTGTCGCTGGCCAGCAACCTGCTCGGTCGTGGGATCCGCGTGAACTGCGTCGCGCCCGGGCCGGTGTGGACGCCGCTCAACCCGGCGGACAAGCCGGCGGAGGACGTGGCGAAGTTCGGCAAGGACAGCGACATGGGGCGTCCGGCGCAGCCCGAAGAGCTGTCGCCGGCCTACGTCTTCCTCGCGTCGCCGGTGATGTCGTCGTACGTGAACGGCGCGATCCTGCCGGTGATGGGCGGACCGCGCGGCTGA